From the Thermus hydrothermalis genome, the window CAGCAGGTGAAGCCCATCATGGACCGGGGGGACCTGGTCCCCGATGACCTGATCCTGGCCCTGATCCGCGAGGAGCTGGCCGACCGGGTGATCTTTGACGGCTTTCCCCGCACCCTGCCCCAGGCGGAGGCCTTGGACCGCCTTCTGGAGGAGACGGGCACCCGGCTCCTTGGGGTGGTGCTGGTGGAGGTGCCTGAGGAGGAGCTTGTCCGGCGCATGCTCAAGCGGGCGGAGCTGGAGGGCCGTTCCGACGACAACGAGGAAACCATAAGGCGCCGCCTCGAGGTCTACCGGGAGAAAACCGAGCCCCTCATCCAGTACTATGAGAAAACGGGCGCCCTGAAGCGGGTGGACGGCCTGGGCACGCCCGATGAGGTCTACGCCCGCGTCCGGGCGGCTTTGGGGATCTGATGGCCATTAAGCTCAAAAGCCCCTGGGAGATTGAGCGCATGCGGGAGGCGGGAGCCCTCCTCACTGAGGTGGTGGAGGAGGTGGCCCGCCACGTGGAGCCCG encodes:
- a CDS encoding adenylate kinase, encoding MGEAVIFLGPPGAGKGTQAARLAAELGFKKLSTGDILRDHVARGTPLGQQVKPIMDRGDLVPDDLILALIREELADRVIFDGFPRTLPQAEALDRLLEETGTRLLGVVLVEVPEEELVRRMLKRAELEGRSDDNEETIRRRLEVYREKTEPLIQYYEKTGALKRVDGLGTPDEVYARVRAALGI